In Calditerricola satsumensis, the DNA window AGGATGTCCTCCCTTCCGCTTGTCCCGGACGCCGCCCATAAAAAAGCCGCGCTCCCTACTGCATGACGCGCTGCACGGCATAGATGTCGCGCACCTTTTTGATCTGCTCGACGACCCGATGCAGATGCTCAAGGTTGCGGATGGCCAGCGTCATGTGGATGCTGGCCAGGCGGTTGCGGTCGGTCCGCCCCTGCACCTCGGTGATGTTCGTCTTCGTCTCGGCCACCGCCTGCAGCACTTCGTTGAGGAGCCCTCGGCGGTCGAGGCCCTTGATCTCGATGTCCACCGGGTAATAGGTGTCGGGAGCGTCCACTTCCCACTCGGCGGGCAACAGCCGCTCGGGGGCGCACCCGTGCTTCACGTTGGGGCAGTCCTTGCGGTGAATCGAAACGCCGCGCCCCCTTGTGACGTAGCCGATGATTTCGTCACCCGGAACAGGATTGCAGCAGCGCGAAAAGCGGACGAGCAGGTTTTCCATCCCCTGCACGCGCACCCCGTTGTCGGCCTGCTTTTTGCGCGGCAGGGCGCGCACCTCGGGTAAAGCGATGGTCTCTTCGCGCTCCTGGCGCAGATGCTCCCGCAGGCGACCGGCGATCGAGCCGGGCGAGATTTCCCCGTACCCCACCGCGGCCAGCAAGTCGTCGGCGCTTTGGAAATTGAGCTGGCTGGCCACGCGGGCAAGGTTCTCGTTCGTCAGCATCTCTTTGGCTTCGGGGCCGTGCTTCTCCAGCTCGGAGACGATCGCCTCCCGCCCCTTGGCGATGGCCTCCTCGCGACGCTGCTTCTTGAACCACTGGCGAATCTTGTTGCGCGCCTGGCTGGTCTTGGCGATCTTCAGCCAGTCCTGGCTGGGCCCGTAGCTGTGCTTGGACGTCAAAATCTCGACGATGTCGCCCGTCTTCAGCTCGTAATCGAGGGGCACAATCTTGCCGTTCACCTTGGCCCCGATGCAGCGGTTGCCCACCTCGGTGTGGATGCGATAGGCAAAGTCGAGGGGCACCGCGCCTTTGGGGAGCTCGATGACGTCCCCTTTCGGCGTGAAGACGAACACCTGGTCGGAAAAGAGGTCCACCTTGAGCGACTCGAGGAATTCCTGGGCGTCGCGGAAATCCTGCTGCCACTCGAGGATCTCGCGGAACCACGACAGCTTCTTCTCAAAGGGATCGTCGAGCTTCGTCCGCCCTTCCTTGTACGCCCAGTGGGCGGCAATGCCGTATTCCGCCGTGCGGTGCATCTCCCACGTGCGGATCTGCACTTCCATCGGTTCGCCGTTCGGGCCGATCACCGTGGTGTGCAGGGACTGGTACATGTTCGGCTTGGGCATGGCGATGTAGTCCTTAAACCGCCCGGGCATGGGTTTCCACATCGTGTGCACAATCCCCAGCACGGCATAGCAGTCGCGGACGGTGTCGACGATGACGCGTACGGCGATCAGGTCGTAGATTTCATTGAATTGCTTGTTCTGCGTGACCATCTTGCGGTAAATGCTGTAAATGTGTTTGGGCCGCCCGGAAATGTCGGCCTTGATGCCCACCTCGTTCAGCTTGTCGCGCAGCTTGGCGATCACTTCCTCCAGGTACTGCTCCCGCTCCTGGCGCTTTTTCTTCATCAGGTTGACGATGCGGTAGTACTGCTGGGGATTGAGGTAGCGGAGAGCAATGTCTTCCAGTTCCCATTTGATCGAGGCGATGCCCAGTCGGTGGGCGAGAGGGGCGAAGATTTCCAGGGTCTCCTCGGCGATCCGTTTCTGTTTTTCCTCCGGAAGGTACTGCAGCGTGCGCATGTTGTGCAGGCGGTCGGCCAGCTTGATCAGGATGACGCGGATGTCCTTGGCCATGGCCACGAGCATCTTGCGGTGGTTCTCCGCCTGCTGCTCTTCCTTGGACTGGTATTTGAGACGGCGCAACTTGGTCACACCGTCAACCAGGCGGGCCACTTCGTCCCCAAAGCGTTCGCGGATCTCCTCGAGCGTCACGGCGGTGTCTTCCACCGTGTCGTGGAGAAGCGCGGCAACAATGGTCACCGCATCCAGCTGCAAATCGGCGAGAATGGACGCCACCGCCACCGGGTGATGGATGTAGGGCTCGCCTGACTTGCGGAACTGTCCGGCATGGGCCTTATCCGCAAATTGGTACGCTTGCTCGATTTTGTTTACGTCGTCTTCCGACAGGTAGGTTCGAACGGTCCGTAACAGATCGTCAATCCCCAAAGGCGATCACCTTTTCCGTTCAGCCCGAATGACCGTGATTTTACTGTACATTATTGACCATTCGCGGGAGTGTTGTAAAGGTTTCAAATGAAAGAAGCGACCTGCCAAAAGCAGGCCGCTCGTTCGATCCGATGGGATCCGGCGTTTGATCAGTATTGGACCAGCGAGAAGATGTCGTACCCGGCGAGCCGCTCGCGGCCCTTCAGGTACGTCAGCTCGATGAGGAAGGCGCACCCGACCACGCGCCCGCCCAGCTGCTCGACGAGGGAGATCGTCGCCGAAATGGTTCCCCCGGTGGCCAAGAGGTCGTCGGCGATCAGCACGCGCTGTCCCGGTTTCACCGCGTCCTTGTGCATCGCGAGGACGTCTTTGCCGTACTCCAGGTTGTAGCTGGTCTCCACCGTTTCCGCGGGCAGCTTGCCCTTTTTGCGCACGGGAACAAATCCGACGCCCAGGGCATAGGCGAGCGGCGCGCCGATCACAAAGCCGCGCGCCTCGGGCCCGACGACCAGCTCCGCGTTCTTCTCCCGCGCATAGGCAAGCAGGGCGTCAAGGGCCGCCTTGTAGGCCGGGCCGTCCTTGAGCAGCGTGGTGATGTCCTTAAACAAGATGCCCGGCTCGGGGAAATCGGGAATGACGCGAATCTTCTCCTTAAAGTTGATGGCCATGGCACAACGCCTCCTCGTTCACCGTCTCGCCCAGCAGCTGGGCAAACCACTCCGCCAGCGCCGTCTGGGACGAATAGACCAATTCGCGCTCGAGGGCGCACCGCTCTTCCTCCTCGCGGTACCGCCGCGAGTCGGAAAGCCGGCGCCGCGGCGGGTTGGGCGTGCGCACGACGCCGTCCGCCGCTTTCATCACCAGGCCGAGTTCGGCAAACACCTCGAGAATGAACCGCGCCGTGCGCGGCTTGACCCCAAAGCGTGCGACGGCGCGAAAGAAGGTCTCGTCAAGCCGCCGCGTTTGGCCGCTGGGCAGGCAGCAGTAGACCGCTTTGAACGCCTCCCGACCGGGAAAGGCGCCAAAGGCACTGTCCGGATCGGCGCCAAACAGGCAATACACGCGGCTCAGCCGTGGAAACGCCTTCAGCACACGGCGCAGCGCTTCCCGGTTGGTCGGGAGGTCGTACAGCACGACGTGCTCCACCTCGTCGGCCGCGGGCGGCGCGCCGAACCACCGCACCGTGCCATCCGGCATCACGCGGCCGCCGCGCAGTCCGCTGCCGACCACGTCGAGGACATAGGCCAGCTCCCGCTCGTGCCGATCGGCAAAGGCGAACACAACGGTGCGCGAGGGAGCGGGCACCTCGCGCAGCCTTTCCCCGGGATTCGGCACGCCGCGCCAATCAAACACCTGCACATGGGGCACCGCCACATCGCGCAGGATGAGTTGCGGACGCCGCATGCCGTTCCACTCGTTGACGGCCAGCTCCCCGACCACGTCGAGGCGATCGGCGGGCGTGAGCGAGTCGGCCAGCTCGCCCAGCGAAAACCCGACGGCGTCCAGCGTGCCGCTGCCGTCGGCAAGCAGCGCCTTGAAGTGCTGGCCGTCCCGCCCCACGCGCCGAAACTGGGCCAGGCGCACGCCGGAGAGGTGCACCCGCGGGAAGGGATTGCCGACGCCGAAGGGCGAAAGGCGCATCACCGTCTCCACCGCCTCGAGGGTCACCTCTGAGAGGGCACACGCGGCGTCCACATGGGTGACGGGAACCAGGTCCTCGTCCTGAAGGCGCGCGCCGGCCACGGCATTGAACCGCTCGCGCAGCAGCGGGATGGCATCGGCGGGCAGGGTCAGGCCGGCCGCCATGGGATGCCCGCCAAAATGGGTAAACAGGTCGCGGCAGGTAGAGAGGGCTTGGTACAGGTCAAACCCCTCGATGCTCCGCGCCGATCCCTTGGCCACCCCCGACGACGCGTCGATGGACAGCACCACCGTGGGGCGATAAAAGCGCTCCACCAGTTTGGAGGCGACGATGCCCACCACACCGATGTTCCACCCTTCCCGCGCCACCACAATGGCGCGATCGCGCGGCCAATCGCAGGTGGCGGCCACCTCCTCCGCCGCCTCGGCAACGATGCGCTCGACGAGGTCCTGCCGCTGCCGGTTCAGCGCGTCGAGGCGCTTGGCCAGCGCGTCCGCTTCCGCCGGGTCGTCGGTGGTGAGAAGGCGCACCGCATCATCGGCCGAATCCAGCCGCCCGCCGGCGTTGAGGCGCGGGCCGAGGGCAAACCCGACATGCCCCTCGTCGACGGGTTTCCCCTCCAGACCGCTGACGCGCAGCAAGGCGCGGAAACCCGGACGGTTCGTGCCGTTCAGCGCCGCAAGCCCCAGCTTGGCCAGCACGCGGTTTTCGTCCACCAGCGGCACCAGGTCGGCAATCGTCCCCACCGCGGCGAGGTCGAGGAACTCCAGCGGTGGACGGCCCAGCAGCGCATGGGCCACCTTAAAGGCCACGCCGACGCCGGCCAGTTGGTCGAAGGGATACGCACAACCGGGCTTTTTCGGATTGATGATGGCATAGGCGTCGGGAAGGACAACGGGCGGTTCGTGATGATCGGTGATGATGACGTCCACGCCGCGCGCGCGGGCAAGCGCAACGGCCTCTACAGCGGTAATGCCCGTGTCGACGGTCACGAGGAGGCGAAACCCCTGTTCGGCGGCCCATTCGATCGCCTGCGGATGCAAGCCATACCCTTCGGTAAAGCGGTTGGGTACATAATAGTCGAACCGCGCGCCCAGCATGCGCAGGAGATGCACCATGAGCGCCGTGCTGGTGACGCCGTCCGCATCGTAGTCGCCGTAGATGAGGATGGGCTCGCCCCCCGCAATGGCCCTGCGGATGCGGGCCACAGCCCGTTCCATGCCGTCAAGGTTGAACGGGTCGTGAAAGTGGTCCGGGGTCGGGTTGAGGAAGCGCTCCGCCTCATCGGGATCGGTGATCCCCCGCTGGACAAGCAGGCGCGCCACCAGAGCCGGCAAACCGCACCGCTGCGCCAGATCCCGAGCCGCCTGCTCATCGTACGGCCGCATGCGCCACCGCGTCTTCGGCTTCAGCACGCGATTCACTCCTTGATTGGACCGCTTTCATTATACGAGATGGATGGGGTGGTGTAAACGTTCGAATTTGCAGCGTGATCACCCGCTGTATTGCGGTCATCGCGGGCTCTTTCGCCTTCGAAATCCGAACATTTCCGGGGAAAGGGGTTGACGTGGACCAAGGCGTCACGCACGTGGGCAAACTCCTCAACGAGCCGCGCCTTCACCGCCTTGGCAATCTCGTGCCCCTCTTCCACGGTCAACCGCCCGTCGACGGCAATCTTCACGTCGACGACGACGTAATGGCCATGCTCCCGAGCCAGGAGCTCGTCGACCCGCAGGACGCCCGGAACCCGCTTGACCGCCTCGACCAGCTCCTGGGCATCCTCCGCGTGCAGCACGTGGTCGATCGTGTTGTGAACGGCTTCGTTCAGCATCCGGTAGGCCGTGCGCAGCACGAACAGGGCGACGACGAGCCCCGCCACCGGATCAAGGTGGGCCAATTGCGGCAGCCCCAGGCGCTCCCCGGCGATCGCGCCGCCCACACCAAGAAGCACGGCGCTGCTGGCCAGAGCATCGGACCGGTGGTCCAGAGCGTTCGCCAGGAGGGCGTGGCTGTTCAGCCGTCGCCCGAACCGGAGCGTGATCCGGTACAGGGCCTCCTTGAGGACCACCGTGGCCGCCGCCACAATGGCCGCAGCCACGCCCGGCGCGTCCATCGGACGGAATAAGGCCGTCACCGACGAGCGAGCGATCTCGATCCCCACCACCAGCACGAGGACCGAGACGATGATCGCCGCCACGGGTTCCGCCTTGCCGTGGCCGTAAGGATGGTCTTCGTCGGGCGGCTGGCGGGCCATGCGCAGGCCAATCCACACGGCCAGCGATCCGACGACATCGGTGGCCGAGTTGACGGCGTCGGCGATCAGGGCGCGGCTGCCCGCCCACACGCCGACAATCCCCTTGACCACGGCCAGGAGCACATTCGCGCCGATGCCCAGGACCGCCATCCGGCTCGCCAGGCGAAAGCGCCCTTCTGTCGTCACGCCACCCACCCCATATCCCCACGGTCGCCGCCACAGGGCGAACGGAAATCGAAAACCGCGGGGGTCTCCCGCGGTCAAAAAGCTGGTAAATTCGCTTTTAGTATACCACGTCACGAAGCATTTTCCACGGCCTTGGCCCGCGGGCGACGCAGCTCGCGCACTTTCCATTCGTACCAGATCTGGCTGGCGATGAAGATGGACGAGTACGTCCCCGAGACCAGACCGATGATCAGGGCGAGGGAGAAGTTGCGGATCCCCTCCCCGCCGAGGAAGAAGAGGGCCACGGCGGTAAACAGCACCGTCAGCACCGTGTTGATCGAGCGGGTCAGGGTTTGGTTCAAGCTGGCGTTGACCAGGCGCGCCAGGTCCTCCGCCGTTTTCAGTCGCTGGGCGAATTTCAAGTTCTCGCGAATGCGGTCGAAGATCACGATCGTGTCGTTGATGGAATACCCCAAGATGGTCAGCACCGCGGCGATGAACGGGAGGTCCACTTCCAGCCGCAGCAGCGAAAAGGCGGCAATGGTCATGAACGCGTCGTGAAACAGGGCCACGAGAGCGGCAACGGCAAAACGGTATTCAAAGCGCAGCATCACATACAAGGCGATGCCGACGGAGGCAATCAGCACGGCATAGGCCGCCTTTCGGGCCAGCTCCCGGGCGTAGAGCGGATCGACGGTGCTCTCGGTAAAGCTCGCCTCGCTCACCAGGGCTTCGGCGATCCCTTTCCGCAGGGCGGCAATCTGGTCCTTCGTCAACGTTTCGGCGTAGCGCAGCACGACGCGCTCGCCTTCGCCCCCCGTCTCCACGGCCGCCGGCTTAAGCCCGCCCAGCGCTGCCGCGGCCGCCTCGACCACCCGCTGGGCATCGACCGGTTTACCGGCGTCCACCTCGATGCGCGTGCCGGCCTGGAAGTCGACGCCCAGTTTCAACCCGAAGACGAAGAGGACAACGAGCCCGAGCGCCAGCAGGATCCCGGACACGAGAAAGGAGACGCGGCGGTACTTGATGAAATCGTACCGATAGGCAAAGAGGTCGCTGTGTTTTCGTTGGTTAGAGCTCACGGATGTCACGCTCCCTCACGCCGAAATACCCCGGCGATTGGCCCACCCCGCCGCGGACCAGCCAGTTCAGCATCAGGCGCGACCCCAACACCGCCGTCAGCATGCTGACGAGGATGCTGATGATCAAGGTGATGGCAAAGCCCTGCACGGCGCTCGTTCCAAAGAAGAACAGCACCGCCGCCGCCAGGATCGTCGTCAGGTTGGCGTCGACGATGGTGACGAGGGAGCGCCGCGTCCCGCTGCGCAAGGCGGAGAGGATCGACTTGCCGGCGCGGATCTCGTCCTTGATGCGCTCGGCGGTGATGATGTTGGCATCGACGGCCATGCCAATGCCGAGGATGATCCCGGCGATGCCCGGCAGGGTCAGCGTGGCGTTCATCCACGTGAAGGCGCGCAGGATGAGAAAGATGTAGGCGGCCAGAGCGATAACGGACACGACCCCCGGCATGCGGTAGAAGCCGATCATGAACAGCACCACGAGCGCCGTGCCGACAACGCCAGCGCGGAGCGTCTTCTCCAGCGCTTCTTCCCCCAGGCGTGGCCCGACGGTGTTGGCATAGACCTCTTCCAGCTTCACCGGCAATGCCCCGGCGTTAAGCAGGGCGGCCAGCTCGCGCGCCTCTTCGACGCTTTCCAGGCCGGTGATCATCGCCGTCCCGCCGGGAATAACCTGCTCAACCCTCGGATTGGAGATCAGCTCCTGATCAAGGTAGATGGCCAAGGGCTTGCCCACGTTTTGGCGCGTGATCTCCTCAAACTTTTTGGCATCCTTCAGCTCCAGCGTGACGATCGGCCGGTTGTACTGGTCGAAGTCGGGCCGGGCGCCGTTCTCCTTCAGGTCGGCCCCGGTCATCACCACGTTCCCATTGATGTCCACAAAGCGCAGCTCGGCCGTCCTGCCGATGATCTCCCGGGCCTTGTCCTGATCGAAGACGCCCGCCAGCTTGACGCGGATGCGGTTCGACCCTTCGATCGAAATATCCGGTTCCGCTACACCCAGAACGTTCACGCGCCGGTCAATGGCCGCCACTGTCGCCGCCAGCGTGTCGCGGGTGATCGCCTGCCCTTCCTCAAGCGGCTTTGCCTCGTACAGGATCTCGAAGCCCCCGCGCAGATCCAGGCCCAATTTCACGTCGGCAAGCACATCGTCGGTAAACACGCCGATGATCCCGGCGGTCAACGCGACAGCAAGAAAAAACGACAGCAAGGAACGAACGCGCTTCATCGGTCGACGATTCCCCCTCGCATGACACGGGACATCCCTCGAACAACCGTCCTTAGTGTAGCACAATCTGCCGAAAAACGGTAGAAACCCGCGGCCCACGCCGCCGAGGGTCCGCGAACAGCATGTGTGCATCGCGTCATCGAGTATAATGGTGAACGAACAGGGGGTGAACGAACACGGCCCGTACGCCCAATCCCGAAGAAAAGGAGCGAAGCCAACGTGATTGAGGCCCTGGTCGACCTGATGCATCAGCTGTACGACGTGAAGAGCCTGATCCAGTGGGGTGGCCTTGCCCTCATCTGCCTCATTCTGTTTGTGGAAACCGGTCTGTTCATCGGCTTTTTCCTCCCCGGCGATTCGCTGCTCGTCACCGCCGGCATCTTCGCCGCCGCCGGGCACCTGGACCTGGGCGCCCTCCTGGTGTTCGGATCGCTGTGCGCCATTGTGGGTGATCAAGTCGGGTATTCCATCGGCCGCGCCACCGGCCAGGCCCTCTTTCGGCGCGAAGATTCCCGCTTTTTCAAGCGCCGCCATCTGGAGCGGGCCAAGGCCTTCTACGAGAAACACGGGGCCAAGACGATCGTGCTCGCGCGCTTTGTTCCCGTCGTCCGCACCTTTGCCCCCGCGGTGGCCGGGGCGGCGGCGATGAACTACCGCCGCTTCGTCTTCTACAACATTTTCGGTGGCCTCCTGTGGGTCTGGAGCATGGTGTTGGCCGGGTACACGCTCGGCTCAGCCGTTCCCAACATCGACCAGTACATTCATTACGTCATCGCCGTCGTGATCGTCCTGTCCCTCATTCCCGGCGTGTGGGAATGGTGGAAAGCGCGCACGCAGCCCTGACCCTCCGTCGCCCTACCGCAGCCGCAGCGCAAAGCGGCCGGCACGGCGTTTCGC includes these proteins:
- a CDS encoding RelA/SpoT family protein, which encodes MGIDDLLRTVRTYLSEDDVNKIEQAYQFADKAHAGQFRKSGEPYIHHPVAVASILADLQLDAVTIVAALLHDTVEDTAVTLEEIRERFGDEVARLVDGVTKLRRLKYQSKEEQQAENHRKMLVAMAKDIRVILIKLADRLHNMRTLQYLPEEKQKRIAEETLEIFAPLAHRLGIASIKWELEDIALRYLNPQQYYRIVNLMKKKRQEREQYLEEVIAKLRDKLNEVGIKADISGRPKHIYSIYRKMVTQNKQFNEIYDLIAVRVIVDTVRDCYAVLGIVHTMWKPMPGRFKDYIAMPKPNMYQSLHTTVIGPNGEPMEVQIRTWEMHRTAEYGIAAHWAYKEGRTKLDDPFEKKLSWFREILEWQQDFRDAQEFLESLKVDLFSDQVFVFTPKGDVIELPKGAVPLDFAYRIHTEVGNRCIGAKVNGKIVPLDYELKTGDIVEILTSKHSYGPSQDWLKIAKTSQARNKIRQWFKKQRREEAIAKGREAIVSELEKHGPEAKEMLTNENLARVASQLNFQSADDLLAAVGYGEISPGSIAGRLREHLRQEREETIALPEVRALPRKKQADNGVRVQGMENLLVRFSRCCNPVPGDEIIGYVTRGRGVSIHRKDCPNVKHGCAPERLLPAEWEVDAPDTYYPVDIEIKGLDRRGLLNEVLQAVAETKTNITEVQGRTDRNRLASIHMTLAIRNLEHLHRVVEQIKKVRDIYAVQRVMQ
- a CDS encoding adenine phosphoribosyltransferase, producing MAINFKEKIRVIPDFPEPGILFKDITTLLKDGPAYKAALDALLAYAREKNAELVVGPEARGFVIGAPLAYALGVGFVPVRKKGKLPAETVETSYNLEYGKDVLAMHKDAVKPGQRVLIADDLLATGGTISATISLVEQLGGRVVGCAFLIELTYLKGRERLAGYDIFSLVQY
- the recJ gene encoding single-stranded-DNA-specific exonuclease RecJ encodes the protein MLKPKTRWRMRPYDEQAARDLAQRCGLPALVARLLVQRGITDPDEAERFLNPTPDHFHDPFNLDGMERAVARIRRAIAGGEPILIYGDYDADGVTSTALMVHLLRMLGARFDYYVPNRFTEGYGLHPQAIEWAAEQGFRLLVTVDTGITAVEAVALARARGVDVIITDHHEPPVVLPDAYAIINPKKPGCAYPFDQLAGVGVAFKVAHALLGRPPLEFLDLAAVGTIADLVPLVDENRVLAKLGLAALNGTNRPGFRALLRVSGLEGKPVDEGHVGFALGPRLNAGGRLDSADDAVRLLTTDDPAEADALAKRLDALNRQRQDLVERIVAEAAEEVAATCDWPRDRAIVVAREGWNIGVVGIVASKLVERFYRPTVVLSIDASSGVAKGSARSIEGFDLYQALSTCRDLFTHFGGHPMAAGLTLPADAIPLLRERFNAVAGARLQDEDLVPVTHVDAACALSEVTLEAVETVMRLSPFGVGNPFPRVHLSGVRLAQFRRVGRDGQHFKALLADGSGTLDAVGFSLGELADSLTPADRLDVVGELAVNEWNGMRRPQLILRDVAVPHVQVFDWRGVPNPGERLREVPAPSRTVVFAFADRHERELAYVLDVVGSGLRGGRVMPDGTVRWFGAPPAADEVEHVVLYDLPTNREALRRVLKAFPRLSRVYCLFGADPDSAFGAFPGREAFKAVYCCLPSGQTRRLDETFFRAVARFGVKPRTARFILEVFAELGLVMKAADGVVRTPNPPRRRLSDSRRYREEEERCALERELVYSSQTALAEWFAQLLGETVNEEALCHGHQL
- a CDS encoding DedA family protein gives rise to the protein MIEALVDLMHQLYDVKSLIQWGGLALICLILFVETGLFIGFFLPGDSLLVTAGIFAAAGHLDLGALLVFGSLCAIVGDQVGYSIGRATGQALFRREDSRFFKRRHLERAKAFYEKHGAKTIVLARFVPVVRTFAPAVAGAAAMNYRRFVFYNIFGGLLWVWSMVLAGYTLGSAVPNIDQYIHYVIAVVIVLSLIPGVWEWWKARTQP
- a CDS encoding cation diffusion facilitator family transporter, which gives rise to MTTEGRFRLASRMAVLGIGANVLLAVVKGIVGVWAGSRALIADAVNSATDVVGSLAVWIGLRMARQPPDEDHPYGHGKAEPVAAIIVSVLVLVVGIEIARSSVTALFRPMDAPGVAAAIVAAATVVLKEALYRITLRFGRRLNSHALLANALDHRSDALASSAVLLGVGGAIAGERLGLPQLAHLDPVAGLVVALFVLRTAYRMLNEAVHNTIDHVLHAEDAQELVEAVKRVPGVLRVDELLAREHGHYVVVDVKIAVDGRLTVEEGHEIAKAVKARLVEEFAHVRDALVHVNPFPRKCSDFEGERARDDRNTAGDHAANSNVYTTPSISYNESGPIKE